Proteins co-encoded in one Phoenix dactylifera cultivar Barhee BC4 unplaced genomic scaffold, palm_55x_up_171113_PBpolish2nd_filt_p 000276F, whole genome shotgun sequence genomic window:
- the LOC103695702 gene encoding aldehyde dehydrogenase family 2 member C4-like has translation MGSQCNGDEFEMPEIKIKFTKLFINGQFVDAISGKTFETRDPRTGEVIAYVAEGDKADVDVAVKAAREAFDHGKWPRMSGYERGRIMMKLADLIEQNIEELAILDSVDVGKLFSLNKIVDIPGTIHLLQYYAGAADKIHGETLKMSREFQGYTLKEPIGVVGHIIPWNFPSTMFFFKVSPALAAGCTMVVKPAEQSPLSALYYAHLAKQAGIPDGVLNVVTGFGPTAGAAICSHMDVDKVSFTGSAEVGRLVMEAAARSNLKSVSLELGGKSPIIIFDDADVDMAVDLANKAIFYNKGEICVAGSRIYVQEGIYDEFMKKAAEKAKKWVVGDPFNPQVHQGPQVDKKQFEKVLEYIEHGKKEGATILTGGRPCGDKGYYIEPTIFTDVKEDMSIAQDEIFGPVMSLMKFKTVEEAIEKANNTRYGLAAGIVTKDLNIANRVSRSIRAGIIWINCYFAFDVDCPFGGYKMSGFGRDMGMHAMDKYLQVKSVVTPIYGSPWL, from the exons ATGGGAAGCCAGTGCAACGGCGATGAGTTCGAGATGCCGGAGATCAAGATAAAGTTCACCAAGCTCTTCATCAATGGCCAATTCGTCGACGCCATCTCCG GGAAGACATTTGAGACGAGAGATCCGCGCACCGGGGAGGTGATTGCTTATGTTGCAGAAGGTGACAAGGCAGACGTGGATGTGGCTGTCAAGGCCGCGAGAGAAGCTTTCGACCATGGCAAATGGCCTCGCATGTCCGGCTAC GAGAGGGGGAGGATCATGATGAAACTCGCAGACTTGATTGAGCAAAATATAGAAGAATTGGCGATTCTGGATAGTGTGGATGTCGGCAAGCTGTTCAGTCTGAATAAAATTGTAGACATCCCTGGAACAATACACCTCCTCCAGTATTATGCTGGGGCTGCTGATAAGATCCATGGAGAGACTCTAAAGATGTCAAGAGAGTTCCAAGGCTACACACTGAAGGAGCCCATCGGTGTGGTTGGGCACATCATACCATGGAACTTCCCATCCACCATGTTTTTCTTCAAGGTCAGCCCCGCCTTGGCTGCTGGTTGCACCATGGTCGTCAAGCCTGCCGAGCAATCCCCACTCTCTGCTCTCTACTATGCCCACTTAGCCAAGCAG GCTGGTATCCCTGATGGAGTGCTCAATGTTGTCACTGGTTTTGGCCCCACAGCTGGTGCTGCCATTTGTTCTCACATGGACGTCGATAAG GTTAGTTTTACTGGCTCTGCTGAAGTAGGACGCCTAGTGATGGAGGCAGCGGCAAGAAGCAATTTGAAGTCTGTGTCACTTGAACTTGGAGGGAAGTCCCCTATTATCATCTTCGATGATGCTGATGTAGACATGGCTGTTGATCTAGCCAACAAAGCTATCTTCTATAACAAG GGAGAAATCTGCGTAGCAGGGTCTCGTATTTATGTTCAAGAAGGAATTTATGATGAATTCATGAAGAAGGCAGCAGAAAAGGCCAAAAAATGGGTGGTTGGAGACCCCTTCAATCCTCAGGTTCATCAAGGGCCTCAG GTTGATAAGAAGCAATTCGAAAAAGTTCTTGAATACATTGAACATGGTAAGAAAGAGGGAGCCACAATACTTACCGGAGGAAGGCCCTGTGGTGATAAAGGGTACTACATCGAACCCACAATTTTTACTGATGTCAAG GAGGATATGTCGATTGCACAGGATGAAATATTTGGACCTGTGATGTCCCTCATGAAGTTCAA GACTGTTGAGGAGGCAATAGAGAAAGCCAACAACACTAGGTATGGACTTGCAGCAGGGATTGTGACCAAAGACCTGAACATAGCTAACAGGGTCTCAAGATCGATTCGTGCAGGCATCATTTGGATCAACTGTTACTTTGCTTTCGATGTCGACTGTCCTTTCGGTGGCTACAAGATGAGTGGTTTCGGAAGGGACATGGGAATGCATGCGATGGACAAATATCTCCAAGTCAAGTCTGTTGTGACCCCCATTTATGGTTCCCCTTGGCTGTAA